From one Aspergillus fumigatus Af293 chromosome 8, whole genome shotgun sequence genomic stretch:
- a CDS encoding acetyltransferase SAS4-like domain-containing protein, with protein MAVRSRPSLRFSVRRDDNASGHDDDDHQDNHDNTLLSSPPPAKRPRLQQQQQQQQQRRQPPSSRRRKSSPDLLDTTIENSSHRAPPSSKPPQVVRPTAHSPVPPPPHLSTRRPPAPSTAGDSVSFSSSSSSSNSACVPLPGTPHTAGRSHEHRHTPLSASAALYMHGGSGRESPDPLDIISPAPTKANSQPRKTPTTSTPTSTTRSTRRSRPRQSIASDVDAQKPSEQTSSRRKPKSANPNTEPQSQPKEEPANPSSAAPEQRRSLRSKDSNSRLRSELASYFWNYEQILSLDPPKTVELLTENTTIKLIDDLTEPLTIQSSTPDSESPFGNPLLQLHDCEKISLPEPEPEPRSDAAPGDVKEEDPLNDGYYFRAHRRMERQEKQLRNIERERAQHEKMQLERLLDELKGHDWLRVMGITGVHEHEKKLYEPKRDYFMKEIASLIEKFQIWKEEEKRRKLDKDKPSRRAEISPSTAPTNRDHTTSQKRKRSDRTPDTTAERPTHNGAATADGESDGEPPDPSDVDAWAAHQLQQEARSATAGKRPKSSTEAPRRRKSSANKSSTAPPAVAKPATPPPPDKPFTSFYAKPHLREAALSPHRKGRVRLAFGHPIPKMEVREFQPPADILTPEAIDSCRRKRRRMRRESRG; from the coding sequence ATGGCCGTCCGATCGAGGCCATCCCTGCGCTTCTCAGTGCGACGGGATGACAATGCCTCTGGtcatgatgacgacgaccaCCAGGACAACCACGACAACACTTTGctgtcttctcctccccctGCAAAGAGGCCTCGgcttcagcagcaacagcaacagcaacagcaacgtCGTCAGCCACCTTCATCCCGCCGTCGCAAGAGCTCTCCCGACTTACTTGACACAACTATTGAAAACTCCAGTCATCGTGCTCCCCCGTCATCCAAACCCCCTCAGGTCGTGCGACCGACCGCTCATTCGCCCgtccctccgccgccgcacTTATCTACGCGCCGGCCACCTGCTCCCTCCACTGCCGGCGACAGCGTCTCtttctcgtcctcgtcctcgtcgtccaacTCCGCCTGTGTTCCGCTCCCCGGCACCCCGCACACTGCGGGACGATCTCATGAGCACCGTCATACTCCGCTTTCGGCTTCTGCCGCGCTGTATATGCATGGTGGTAGTGGTCGCGAGTCGCCGGATCCTTTAGATATCATCTCTCCTGCCCCTACAAAGGCCAATTCGCAGCCCCGCAAAACACCCACTACGTCCACTCCGACATCTACCACCCGTTCGACGCGCCGGTCTCGCCCGCGGCAATCTATCGCATCGGACGTGGATGCGCAGAAGCCCTCTGAACAGACGAGCAGTAGGAGGAAACCCAAATCGGCCAATCCAAATACCGAACCGCAATCGCAGCCCAAGGAGGAACCCGCGAATCCCAGTTCAGCCGCACCAGAACAGCGCCGGTCGCTCCGGTCCAAGGATAGTAATTCCCGGCTGCGGAGCGAACTGGCGTCGTATTTCTGGAACTATGAACAGATTCTGAGTCTGGATCCTCCGAAAACCGTGGAACTACTGACCGAGAACACCACGATCAAGTTGATTGACGACCTGACCGAGCCTCTGACCATACAATCTTCTACTCCTGACTCCGAGTCCCCGTTTGGGAACCCTCTGCTGCAGCTCCATGACTGCGAAAAGATATCTCTGCCGgaaccagagccagagccgaGATCAGACGCCGCGCCCGGAGAtgtcaaagaggaagacCCTCTCAATGACGGATACTATTTCCGCGCCCACCGGAGAATGGAGCGCCAGGAGAAACAGCTCCGAAACATCGAGCGCGAACGCGCCCAGCATGAGAAGATGCAGCTGGAGCGTCTATTAGACGAGCTCAAAGGTCACGACTGGCTCCGTGTCATGGGTATTACTGGCGTGCACGAGCACGAGAAGAAGCTCTACGAACCCAAACGCGACTATTTCATGAAAGAAATCGCAAGCCTGATCGAGAAATTCCAAAtctggaaagaagaagagaaacgcCGGAAGCTCGATAAGGACAAGCCCTCGCGCCGCGCCGAGATATCACCGTCCACCGCTCCCACGAACAGAGACCACACTACCTCCCAGAAGCGGAAACGTAGTGATCGCACCCCAGATACTACCGCCGAACGCCCAACCCACAACGGCGCCGCCACCGCCGACGGCGAAAGCGACGGCGAACCCCCAGACCCAAGCGACGTGGACGCCTGGGCCGCGCATCAACTCCAGCAGGAAGCCCGCTCCGCAACAGCCGGCAAACGGCCCAAGTCATCGACCGAGGCCCCACGACGTCGCAAATCCTCCGCCAACAAATCCTCCACCGCACCGCCCGCTGTCGCAAAACCAGcaacccctccccctcccgATAAACCCTTCACCTCATTCTACGCAAAGCCTCATCTGCGCGAGGCTGCGCTCTCGCCACACCGCAAGGGCCGCGTCCGCCTGGCGTTCGGCCACCCCATCCCCAAGATGGAGGTGCGCGAATTCCAGCCGCCTGCGGATATCCTGACGCCCGAGGCAATTGACTCCTGCCGCAGGAAGCGGAGACGGATGAGAAGGGAAAGTCGCGGCTGA
- a CDS encoding dihydrodipicolinate synthase family protein, with amino-acid sequence MTTNGTTTRRRPLVPGIYVPTVAFFKDDEEVDLPTVEKHAAYLADAGVTGIVVQGSNGEAVHLDREERKLITSATRRALDAAGATSMPLIVGCGASSTRETIQFCKDAADAGGDYVLVLPPCYYKSLVNNAALLDYFRDVASASPIPVLIYNFPGASSGLDLTSDDILTLAKHPNIVGVKLTCGNTGKLARIAAQAKPDFLTFGGSADFTLQTLIAGGAGIIGGVANLIPRSCVRLMELYRSGKIAEAQTLQAVVARADWLAIKGGFVAVKSALQSYRGYGALPRRPCVPPSAEEASALKNAFQEGMEMERSFEVA; translated from the coding sequence ATGACCACAAAcggaacaacaacaagaagacGACCCCTCGTCCCCGGCATATACGTGCCAAccgtcgccttcttcaaggacgacgaggaagtcGATCTCCCCACCGTCGAGAAACACGCCGCCTACCTTGCCGACGCCGGGGTCACTGGCATCGTCGTCCAAGGCAGCAACGGCGAAGCCGTGCATCTCGACCGTGAGGAACGCAAACTCATCACATCGGCGACCCGCCGCGCCCTCGATGCCGCCGGAGCCACCTCCATGCCCCTCATCGTCGGCTGCGGCGCATCTTCCACCCGCGAAACCATCCAGTTCTGCAAGGACGCCGCCGACGCCGGAGGAGACTACGTCCTTGTCCTGCCACCCTGCTACTACAAGTCTCTCGTGAACAACGCCGCCCTCCTCGACTACTTCCGCGACGTCGCCTCCGCCTCTCCGATCCCCGTCCTCATCTACAACTTCCCCGGCGCCTCCTCCGGCCTTGACCTCACCTCCGACGACATCCTGACCCTGGCCAAACACCCCAACATCGTCGGCGTCAAGCTCACCTGCGGCAACACGGGAAAACTCGCCCGCATCGCCGCCCAGGCCAAGCCCGACTTCCTCACCTTCGGCGGCTCCGCCGACTTCACCCTCCAGACCCTCATCGCCGGCGGCGCGGGCATCATCGGCGGCGTGGCGAATCTGATTCCGCGCTCGTGCGTGCGCCTCATGGAGCTCTACCGGAGTGGGAAGATCGCGGAGGCGCAGACGCTGCAGGCGGTCGTCGCGCGCGCGGACTGGTTGGCTATCAAGGGTGGGTTTGTCGCGGTCAAGAGCGCCCTGCAGTCGTATCGCGGATACGGCGCGCTGCCGCGGCGGCCGTGTGTGCCACCTTCAGCAGAGGAGGCATCTGCACTGAAGAACGCGTTCCAGGaggggatggagatggagcgGAGTTTCGAGGTCGCGTAA
- a CDS encoding DUF4396 domain-containing protein — protein sequence MLRIPSPFTSRLSTRRLLFSSRSVTHFQRLYTSQPQPQHQVTKCCSKKEKEKETEESVLTLSFWSSKQGWKRAAVNTLRCLAGCTLGDFSALWVLQSFYGHWGMSAIMGVSMASGITTSILLETVLLRRGVDKLPWGLAFRTATGMSLVSMLAMETVQNLVDYHLTGGVVLLDDPRFWAAALVSMGAGFLAPMPYNYWRLVKHGKSCH from the exons ATGCTTCGTATACCCTCACCGTTCACTTCCCGCCTGAGTACGCGCCGGCTACTTTTCTCAAGCAGATCCGTAACCCATTTCCAGCGACTTTACACTTCTCAACCGCAACCTCAGCATCAGGTTACAAAATGCTgctcgaagaaggagaaggagaaggagacggaAGAATCGGTCCTCACATTATCTTTCTGGTCATCTAAACAAGGCTGGAAGCGCGCAGCTGTCAACACCCTCCGCTGTCTGGCGGGATGCACACTAGGTGATTTCTCGGCGCTGTGGGTGCTTCAAAGTTTCTATGGACATTGGGGTATGAGTGCTATTATGGGCGTTTCTA TGGCGAGTGGAATCACCACATCAATTCTTCTAGAGACTGTCCTGCTCCGACGTGGAGTGGACAAGCTTCCCTGGGGACTGGCGTTTCGGACTGCGACGGGTATGAGTCTCGTCtccatgctggccatggAGACGGTGCAGAATCTGGTGGATTACCATCTCACTGGGGGTGTGGTGCTGCTGGATGATCCGCGATTCTGGGCGGCTGCACTGGTGTCGATGGGCGCTGGATTTTTGGCCCCGATGCCGTATAATTATTGGCGTTTGGTCAAGCATGGGAAGAGTTGTCATTGA
- a CDS encoding beta-N-acetylhexosaminidase, which translates to MLISSICAVVLTVASSVAAVSVNPLPAPRNITWASSGPKRLAGHLTLRTDRGSNSQIIWQGWDRAWKTIVSLQWVPAATEAPISSFEPFPTATPSSSKSKRAPSSLQFVNVKVEDPKADLQHGVDESYTLDVKEGSDTIQITAKTVWGALHAFTTLQQIIISDGKGGLIIEQPVSIQDAPLYPYRGIMIDTGRNFISVKKILEQLDAMSLSKLNVLHWHLDDTQSWPVQINAHPEMVKDAYSVRETYSHADIRQIIAYARARGIRVIPEVDMPSHSSSGWKQADPKMVTCADSWWSNDVWQYHTAVQPNPGQLDIIYDKTYDIVRDVYNELSGVFTDNWFHVGADEIQPNCFNFSTYVQSWFAEDPSRTYNDLSQYWVDHAVPIFRNVSEKRRLIMWEDIVLSPEHAHDVPKDIVMQTWNNGVEYIQNLTARGYDVIVSSADFFYLDCGSGGYVTNDPRYNVLSNPDPSTPNFNYGGNGGSWCAPYKTWQRIYDYDFTTNLTDAQAKHIIGATAPLWSEQVDDVTVSSKFWPRAAALAELVWSGNRDANGKKRTTLMTQRILNFREYLLANGIQAGNLVPKYCLQHPHACDLYYDQSAVA; encoded by the coding sequence ATGctcatctccagcatctgcgcCGTAGTCCTTACGGTCGCCTCGTCGGTCGCCGCTGTCAGCGTCAATCCTCTGCCGGCTCCTCGCAATATCACTTGGGCGTCATCGGGGCCCAAACGCCTTGCGGGTCATCTCACTCTGCGTACAGACCGCGGCTCCAACAGCCAGATCATTTGGCAAGGATGGGATCGCGCCTGGAAGACGATCGTCTCGCTTCAATGGGTTCCCGCTGCGACTGAGGCgccgatctcctccttcgagCCGTTCCCCACCGCtacgccttcttcctcgaagaGCAAACGTGCCCCGTCCTCGCTACAATTCGTCAATGTGAAGGTTGAAGATCCCAAAGCCGATCTCCAGCACGGTGTGGACGAATCTTACACCTTGGATGTGAAGGAAGGCTCCGATACCATCCAAATCACTGCAAAGACCGTTTGGGGTGCTCTGCATGCGTTCACCACCCTTCAGcagatcatcatctcggATGGGAAAGGTGGACTAATCATCGAGCAACCTGTCAGTATCCAGGATGCGCCTCTCTATCCTTATCGTGGCATCATGATCGATACTGGTCGCAATTTCATCTCCGTGAAAAAGATCCTGGAGCAGTTGGATGCCATGTCATTGTCCAAGCTGAATGTCCTGCACTGGCACTTGGATGACACGCAATCGTGGCCTGTACAGATCAACGCACATCCGGAGATGGTTAAAGATGCATACTCGGTCCGAGAGACTTACTCGCACGCTGACATCCGCCAAATTATTGCCTATGCCCGTGCCCGAGGTATCCGTGTCATCCCCGAAGTCGATATGCCCAGTCACTCGTCGTCTGGTTGGAAGCAGGCAGACCCGAAAATGGTGACTTGCGCCGATTCCTGGTGGTCCAACGACGTCTGGCAATATCATACTGCCGTTCAACCCAACCCGGGCCAGCTGGACATCATCTACGACAAGACGTACGACATCGTTCGGGATGTCTACAATGAGCTGTCGGGGGTCTTTACCGACAATTGGTTCCATGTGGGAGCTGATGAGATTCAACCCAATTGCTTCAATTTCAGTACCTATGTCCAGTCATGGTTCGCAGAAGATCCGTCGCGCACCTACAACGATCTGTCTCAGTACTGGGTGGATCATGCAGTTCCCATCTTCCGCAACGTCAGCGAGAAGCGCCGTCTGATCATGTGGGAGGATATCGTTCTCTCTCCAGAGCACGCTCACGACGTACCCAAGGACATTGTCATGCAGACCTGGAACAACGGGGTGGAATACATCCAGAATCTGACGGCCCGGGGCTACGATGTTATTGTATCGTCCGCCGACTTTTTCTATCTTGACTGTGGCTCTGGCGGATACGTCACAAACGACCCCAGGTACAACGTCCTGAGCAATCCGGATCCCAGCACACCAAACTTCAACTATGGCGGCAATGGAGGATCATGGTGCGCTCCTTACAAAACATGGCAGCGGATCTACGACTACGACTTCACGACAAATCTGACGGATGCTCAAGCCAAGCATATCATCGGTGCGACCGCGCCTCTCTGGAGCGAGCAGGTGGATGATGTAACTGTGTCGAGCAAGTTCTGGCCCCGCGCCGCAGCCCTGGCCGAgctggtctggtctggcAACCGCGATGCCAATGGAAAGAAGCGGACTACGCTCATGACGCAGCGTATCCTCAACTTCCGAGAGTACTTGCTCGCGAACGGCATCCAGGCCGGCAACCTGGTGCCGAAGTACTGTCTTCAGCACCCGCACGCGTGCGATCTATACTATGACCAAAGTGCCGTCGCGTAG